One region of Camelina sativa cultivar DH55 chromosome 6, Cs, whole genome shotgun sequence genomic DNA includes:
- the LOC104791305 gene encoding uncharacterized protein At3g50808-like — MSRYMDLSNIHTYTINGFPIVYINQRRGNDNHRFRNNVSRRCQVCKWELDAASSALFCSMECKLKSILGSQLDDLMENSEITDDSEETVEPVKKKRHRRKGSPHRAPFF; from the exons ATGTCAAGATACATGGATTTAtctaatatacatacatatacgaTCAACGGGTTTCCGATCGTTTATATAAACCAGAGACGTGGTAATGATAATCATCGTTTTAGAAACAATGTTTCGCGTAGATGCCAAGTTTGTAAATGGGAACTTGACGCTGCTTCTTCTGCTTTGTTCTGTTCAATGGAATGCAag TTGAAGAGCATTCTTGGGTCACAACTTGATGATCTGATGGAGAATTCAGAGATTACTGATGACTCGGAAGAGACTGTTGAACCGGTGAAGAAGAAACGACATAGGAGAAAAGGGAGTCCACATAGAGCTCCATTCTTCTAG
- the LOC104791302 gene encoding uncharacterized protein LOC104791302, whose protein sequence is MYQQPSKTYQAATTTVFWDIDDRPKPDDIQFDDIPAHFRQTLGNLMRLRGTISINAYGDAQRIMGGRKRPNGINFNQVRSGDKDGRLQKILVDSLFWVIDHPEPSNLVLIVGTISEDSDFVKALSSLRGKDCHVFSQKAEKQGVLLSPNAWTNVNVLGRDGYMANNFLVCGGVLIYHGFLDF, encoded by the exons ATGTATCAACAACCCTCCAAGACATACCAAG CGGCGACGACGACAGTGTTTTGGGACATTGATGATCGCCCGAAACCAGATGATATCCAATTTGATGATATCCCTGCACACTTTAGGCAGACCTTGGGGAACCTTATGCGTTTACGGGGTACAATCTCTATCAATGCTTATGGTGATGCACAAAGGATCATGGGTGGCCGAAAACGTCCAAACGGAATCAACTTCAATCAAGTACGCTCAG gAGATAAAGATGGGAGACTTCAAAAGATTTTGGTGGATTCTCTATTTTGGGTGATTGATCATCCTGAACCATCAAATTTGGTGCTTATTGTGGGAACTATCTCAGAAGACTCGGATTTTGTCAAGGCTCTCTCGTCTTTGAGAGGGAAAGACTGTCATGTTTTTTCACAGAAAGCTGAAAAGCAAGGAGTTCTACTTTCACCTAACGCTTGGACCAACGTTAACGTTCTTGGAAGAGATGGATACATGGCTAATAACTTTCTCGTTTGCGGTGGAgtactgatatatcatggttttttagatttttaa
- the LOC104791304 gene encoding uncharacterized protein LOC104791304 produces the protein MGACGSRESGRTETAKLILPDGTLQEFSTPVKVWQILQKNPTSFVCNSDDMDFDDAVLAVAGSEDLRPGELYFVLPLTWLNHPLRAEEMAALAVKASSALAKNGGGGLSYNGEDVVGECRVKRVKRNSCGGRGCGGGGGGKGRRKFTVELSSIAE, from the coding sequence ATGGGAGCTTGCGGTTCACGTGAATCTGGGAGAACGGAGACGGCGAAGCTGATATTACCAGACGGAACGTTACAAGAGTTCTCAACGCCGGTGAAAGTGTGGCAGATTCTTCAAAAGAATCCTACGAGCTTCGTTTGTAACTCAGACGATATGGACTTCGACGACGCCGTTTTAGCTGTTGCTGGTAGCGAGGATCTTCGACCAGGAGAGTTATACTTTGTCTTACCATTGACATGGCTTAATCATCCATTAAGAGCTGAAGAAATGGCGGCTTTAGCGGTTAAAGCTAGCTCCGCGCTTGCTAAAAACGGTGGAGGCGGTTTGAGTTATAACGGTGAAGATGTTGTTGGTGAGTGTAGAGTTAAGAGAGTAAAGAGAAATAGCTGCGGCGGAAGAGgatgtggtggtggtggtggtggtaaagGGAGGAGGAAGTTTACGGTTGAGTTGAGTTCCATAGCTGAGTAG
- the LOC104791306 gene encoding CASP-like protein 5C2 — translation MAVVTPWSILLALTDTYSVLVKLLPQEFRLLSIVVAGDFVLSFLSLGMACSVASAAELLSSAGGQACHGSLCNQYQVSAALAFLCWFLLLASALFNFWSLPSLYY, via the exons ATGGCAGTTGTAACTCCATGGAGCATCTTACTTGCATTAACCGATACATACTCTGTCCTAGTGAAACTCCTTCCTCAAGAATTTAGACTTCTTTCCATAGTCGTCGCCGGTGATTTC GTACTCTCGTTTCTCTCTTTGGGTATGGCTTGTTCTGTAGCTAGTGCAGCAGAACTGCTTTCGTCTGCGGGTGGACAAGCCTGTCATGGTAGCCTCTGTAACCAATACCAAGTCTCGGCCGCATTGGCTTTCTTGTGTTGGTTTCTGTTACTTGCTTCAGCTCTTTTCAATTTTTGGAGTTTGCCTTCTTTATACTATTAA